In the genome of Leeuwenhoekiella sp. MAR_2009_132, one region contains:
- a CDS encoding TlpA family protein disulfide reductase yields MRTLKYLSLALVCAAVVSCKSKSSVVAQAETPVAAEAPQVPEVPEAPQQPEMLTGKTQRTQLQAGTFGSWFNPEYGDYTVDSGLLEELKPLLKDVEITVFMGTWCGDSKRETPRFYKILDAAGKTKDIELITVDRSKTTPQGLEAGKDIIRVPTLIFSKDGKELGRIVEYPIESLEADMLKILKGEPYKHAYAN; encoded by the coding sequence ATGAGAACATTAAAATATTTAAGCCTCGCACTTGTGTGCGCAGCTGTAGTAAGTTGTAAATCTAAAAGCAGTGTGGTTGCGCAAGCGGAAACACCCGTAGCTGCAGAAGCACCACAAGTGCCGGAAGTACCTGAAGCACCTCAACAACCCGAAATGCTAACTGGCAAAACACAACGTACCCAGTTGCAGGCAGGAACATTTGGAAGTTGGTTTAACCCCGAATATGGCGACTATACTGTAGACAGCGGTTTGCTTGAAGAGCTAAAACCGCTTCTAAAAGATGTTGAAATCACTGTTTTTATGGGAACCTGGTGTGGGGACAGCAAGCGTGAGACGCCTCGTTTTTACAAAATTCTCGATGCTGCCGGTAAAACAAAAGATATCGAACTCATCACTGTAGACCGTTCAAAGACTACTCCACAAGGTTTGGAAGCCGGTAAAGATATCATACGTGTACCTACGCTAATCTTTAGTAAAGACGGTAAAGAACTGGGGCGTATTGTAGAATACCCTATAGAAAGTCTCGAAGCAGATATGCTGAAGATTTTAAAAGGCGAACCCTATAAACACGCCTACGCGAATTAA
- a CDS encoding M48 family metalloprotease, with protein sequence MKLGGRSLKILLGVGIVAFGLIRYCGSQEENPYTGRTQAINLSTDEEIAIGLQNAPIMAEQHGGLHPDQQLQDFVDMVGKKLVDNTIARETPYQYEFHLLRDPNTVNAFALPGGQVFITYALMERLDTEDQLAGVLGHEIGHVVGRHSAERIAQSELANTVATGAQVGADAGMLASQIGQTLLLKNGRGDELESDELGVKFMIEAGYNPEALIEVMKILKEASGGQRIPEFQSSHPDPENRIEKIQAAIEKYRSN encoded by the coding sequence ATGAAACTAGGAGGAAGATCTCTCAAAATACTTTTAGGCGTAGGTATCGTCGCCTTTGGTTTAATTAGATACTGTGGCAGCCAGGAAGAAAACCCGTACACAGGGCGTACACAGGCGATTAATCTTTCTACAGATGAGGAGATTGCCATAGGTTTACAAAATGCGCCTATAATGGCAGAACAGCACGGCGGTTTACACCCAGACCAGCAACTGCAGGATTTTGTAGATATGGTGGGAAAAAAGCTCGTAGATAATACTATTGCACGGGAAACGCCGTATCAGTATGAATTTCATCTGTTGCGCGATCCCAACACGGTAAATGCGTTTGCTTTACCCGGCGGTCAGGTATTTATAACCTACGCCCTAATGGAGCGGTTAGATACCGAAGATCAACTCGCAGGTGTTTTAGGCCACGAGATAGGTCACGTGGTAGGCCGTCATTCTGCAGAGCGTATTGCACAAAGCGAACTCGCAAACACCGTTGCTACCGGGGCTCAAGTGGGTGCAGATGCCGGGATGCTTGCCTCCCAAATAGGACAAACATTACTGCTTAAAAATGGGCGTGGTGACGAACTTGAGAGCGATGAACTGGGCGTTAAGTTTATGATTGAAGCAGGCTACAACCCTGAAGCTTTAATTGAAGTGATGAAAATTTTAAAAGAAGCCAGCGGCGGGCAACGTATTCCTGAGTTTCAAAGCTCACACCCCGATCCTGAAAATCGCATTGAAAAAATACAGGCAGCTATTGAGAAGTATCGTTCTAATTAA
- a CDS encoding VOC family protein: MTTTKNYPKAFSHVGITVPDIHKAVKFYSEVMGWYVIMEPSEVKKEKETAIGQMCIDVFGDDWETFEIAHLATSDGVGIELFSFPNGVKEAPEFNPFNTGLFHFCVQDPNIEELIEKIVFYGGKQRMPIREYYPEDKPFKMCYVEDPFGVVFEIYTHSYELTYSSGAYSK, encoded by the coding sequence ATGACGACTACTAAAAATTATCCGAAAGCTTTTTCACACGTAGGTATTACCGTTCCTGATATTCATAAAGCCGTAAAATTTTACTCAGAAGTGATGGGATGGTATGTGATTATGGAACCTTCTGAAGTGAAGAAAGAAAAGGAAACCGCGATTGGCCAGATGTGTATAGATGTATTTGGTGATGATTGGGAAACCTTTGAAATCGCTCATTTAGCAACTTCAGACGGGGTAGGTATTGAATTGTTCTCATTTCCTAACGGCGTAAAAGAAGCTCCAGAATTTAACCCGTTTAATACAGGTCTTTTTCACTTCTGTGTTCAGGATCCTAATATTGAAGAATTAATAGAGAAGATAGTTTTTTACGGCGGAAAGCAACGGATGCCTATTCGGGAGTATTACCCCGAAGATAAACCCTTTAAAATGTGTTATGTAGAAGATCCGTTTGGGGTTGTATTTGAGATATACACGCACAGTTATGAATTAACGT
- the gpmI gene encoding 2,3-bisphosphoglycerate-independent phosphoglycerate mutase encodes MNKKVILMILDGWGFAPNKNVSAVDLANTPFIDSLYKKYPHAQLLTHGGNVGLPDGQMGNSEVGHMNLGAGRIVYQDFAKINKSLRENKLREQPELKDAFAYAKEHNKPVHLLGLVSDGGVHAHIDHAKGLIKAAHEVGINEVYIHAFTDGRDVDPQSGAGFIEELNTYANENGAKLATITGRYFAMDRDTRWERVKKAYDVTVHSIGAKTNDPVAAIKESYKDGTTDEFLEPIVVTENGNPVTQIKDGDVVIFFNYRTDRGRELTRMLSQEDFHEQNTHKLDLYYVTMTNYDQTFKNIHVIFDKDNLENTLGEVVAKAGKKQIRIAETEKYPHVTFFFSGGREQPFEGETRLIAKSPDVATYDLQPEMSAYEVRDKIVAELKKEEVDFVCLNFANPDMVGHTGILEAAIKAVETVDACAKAVVETGMKHGYSSIVIADHGNCETMANEDGSPNTAHTTNPVPIIVVDNDIKEVKNGILGNVAPTILDMMGIQKPEVMDQESLVS; translated from the coding sequence ATGAACAAGAAAGTTATATTAATGATCCTCGATGGTTGGGGATTTGCACCTAATAAAAATGTTTCTGCAGTAGATCTTGCAAACACACCCTTTATAGATTCGTTATACAAAAAATACCCACACGCGCAGCTGCTTACTCACGGTGGCAATGTAGGTTTACCAGACGGCCAGATGGGAAATAGTGAAGTAGGCCATATGAATCTGGGTGCCGGTCGCATTGTGTATCAGGATTTTGCTAAGATTAATAAATCACTCAGAGAAAATAAATTACGCGAGCAACCCGAACTTAAAGATGCGTTTGCGTATGCTAAAGAACACAACAAACCCGTGCATTTACTCGGTCTGGTTTCAGACGGTGGCGTGCACGCACATATAGACCACGCAAAAGGCTTAATTAAGGCTGCTCACGAAGTAGGCATTAATGAAGTGTACATTCACGCGTTTACAGACGGTCGCGATGTAGACCCACAGAGTGGCGCCGGTTTTATAGAAGAACTCAACACCTATGCTAACGAGAACGGTGCTAAACTGGCCACCATTACCGGTAGGTATTTTGCCATGGACCGTGATACCCGCTGGGAGCGCGTTAAAAAAGCCTATGATGTGACCGTACACAGCATTGGTGCAAAAACCAATGATCCTGTAGCAGCGATTAAAGAAAGCTACAAAGATGGGACTACAGATGAATTTTTAGAACCTATTGTAGTAACCGAAAACGGCAATCCTGTAACCCAAATTAAAGATGGTGATGTTGTCATTTTCTTTAATTACCGTACCGATAGAGGTCGCGAGTTAACCCGTATGCTTTCGCAGGAAGATTTTCACGAGCAAAATACCCATAAGCTCGATCTGTATTATGTAACGATGACAAATTACGACCAGACGTTTAAAAACATTCACGTAATTTTTGACAAAGACAATCTCGAAAATACCCTCGGAGAAGTCGTTGCTAAAGCGGGCAAAAAGCAAATACGTATTGCAGAAACCGAAAAATACCCACACGTAACTTTTTTCTTTTCCGGCGGAAGAGAACAACCTTTTGAAGGCGAAACCCGTTTAATCGCAAAATCTCCAGATGTTGCGACTTACGATTTACAGCCCGAAATGAGTGCTTATGAAGTACGTGACAAAATTGTTGCCGAACTTAAAAAAGAGGAGGTGGATTTTGTGTGTTTAAATTTTGCAAACCCAGATATGGTGGGTCACACCGGTATTTTAGAGGCCGCAATCAAAGCGGTAGAAACCGTTGACGCTTGTGCTAAAGCTGTAGTTGAAACCGGCATGAAGCACGGCTACAGCAGTATTGTGATTGCAGATCACGGTAACTGTGAGACCATGGCAAACGAAGACGGATCGCCAAACACCGCACACACCACAAACCCGGTGCCTATTATCGTGGTAGACAATGACATTAAAGAAGTTAAAAACGGAATTCTAGGCAACGTCGCTCCTACCATTTTAGATATGATGGGCATACAAAAGCCAGAAGTTATGGATCAGGAAAGTCTGGTTAGTTAA
- a CDS encoding winged helix-turn-helix transcriptional regulator, giving the protein MSTDNYCPLHYTMNLIGSKWKPLVLFHLLKGPLRSGILQKKVPEISNKMFTQTVRELEKDGLITREVFPVVPPKVEYALSARGKSLETILKALDQWGLDATKA; this is encoded by the coding sequence ATGAGTACAGATAATTATTGTCCGCTTCATTACACAATGAATTTGATAGGTAGTAAGTGGAAACCGCTAGTGTTGTTTCATTTGCTTAAAGGCCCATTACGTTCAGGAATTTTACAAAAGAAAGTACCCGAAATATCTAATAAAATGTTTACCCAAACGGTACGCGAATTAGAAAAAGACGGGTTGATTACTCGTGAAGTGTTTCCTGTAGTTCCGCCAAAGGTAGAATATGCGTTGAGTGCTCGAGGTAAATCGTTAGAAACTATTTTAAAGGCTTTAGATCAATGGGGATTAGATGCCACAAAAGCGTAG
- a CDS encoding M15 family metallopeptidase, which yields MKRRNFIQTTVLSAAAIGLFPQFIEAGILLPEPELIGKGNPKLIEKNGYRLRPEASAAFDKLTAAAKKDGIGIQVVSSYRDYAHQNRIWERKYKSYTGNGLSKEASIEKIIEYSTIPGTSRHHWATDLDIIQAGTGITNNVLDPDKFHGTGPFCKLKAWLDEHAASFDFYEVYTNDYGRKGFNYEPWHFSYAPLSKGYLEAYKELDIAQVLQQEKLLGSEAFNSAFIEKYRTENILDINPKLLS from the coding sequence ATGAAACGACGCAATTTTATACAAACCACAGTACTCAGTGCAGCAGCAATAGGCTTATTTCCGCAGTTTATAGAAGCAGGTATATTACTTCCTGAACCCGAACTCATAGGTAAAGGAAACCCGAAACTTATTGAAAAAAATGGATACCGCCTGCGTCCTGAAGCTTCAGCTGCTTTTGATAAGCTTACTGCAGCGGCTAAAAAAGACGGAATTGGGATACAGGTTGTTTCAAGTTACCGCGATTATGCACATCAAAACCGCATCTGGGAACGTAAGTACAAGAGTTATACCGGCAACGGACTTTCAAAAGAAGCTTCCATAGAAAAGATAATTGAGTACAGCACCATCCCGGGAACATCGCGCCACCACTGGGCAACAGATCTTGATATTATTCAAGCGGGTACAGGAATAACTAACAATGTTCTGGACCCTGATAAATTTCACGGTACCGGTCCCTTTTGTAAACTGAAAGCCTGGCTAGATGAGCACGCAGCATCTTTCGATTTTTATGAAGTTTATACTAATGATTATGGCCGTAAAGGATTTAACTACGAGCCATGGCATTTTAGCTACGCACCGCTTTCAAAAGGATATCTCGAAGCTTATAAAGAACTCGATATCGCTCAAGTACTTCAGCAGGAAAAATTACTGGGCAGCGAAGCTTTTAATTCGGCATTTATAGAAAAATACCGAACCGAAAATATTTTAGACATCAACCCAAAACTTTTGAGCTAA